A window of Littorina saxatilis isolate snail1 linkage group LG7, US_GU_Lsax_2.0, whole genome shotgun sequence contains these coding sequences:
- the LOC138970297 gene encoding uncharacterized protein: MSISTTSSGDRIEDDFVILGSNVVREEMEDTTEGSKCRSKSSLQVDLQQTSHTRRESPSRDARLNSCEDPNPTERKHGRGRGHSGPEWRELHKKKKSLRHKLRPKTGKEDNSCKKQHSDHPKAKATPGSTDLSSGLGNRDRETEMTSLRGEHTHAVHDTIASVGSNSYCSNHDDENDPNDVSKRNRHTSQRRSRSTKALADEVRDGSRSTSSLELGQGQDTDTCSEGPTVTMSDAEGQDSDSSMVEICNMSDHHIRLFSGLSSEEVLSEAGYGTTGSRQGHVGRDDQDDDAIVTSALSDLLGGLDSQIRALCRNLESLARFRDLEATADDEDVTPEAEDVAGMKDGEREFIDRSTLDEERFFDCISPELDGERNSRNFPPSSPPPRRSAGIVVGQRESGEDRDRPSVTRLQPHCRTAWHDDKTQCPENWSAKPSWGQKGEGQPQKTKQQSPKRLKEETSKHLRETTEAAIPQTELQNMGGEEEAKSSQKHQQTPLPKSKKDRTPKRSEILRLEEEDMTTTSTSKSGSHESIHASRSSPKHKSMTFMDTPLTLTLKDTFKVKFGNGRCSSLPTLVSSKNGDDDSANVIEVCTESNIDRSSESLMAARKESSLTADDAENEGGREGGRGGGGRGGGDVLEMRALIQMMEQWQVLWVMWNNHKRQLRDVLTAREREASRTTRQNEALARSRNVITSLRQQRHDLHQQMQLKEQEFAATLRCHRNETAFLRRKVLNYLDEKKHSLTAASDPAKNDSRLASLLDSLLSVHVHRERYMALDLAKQNKINELKLLVVRQQLAMEEMKEQNADLNHALNTLMQFLPDQGSSPSQHPNLPRAASSTLPRFTSTTATTSSSASPSTDGSGGRRGYALRGLGLSDVLQCERSLYLPHHSTSPELAAVSVFGIGGEQLSPLSNFQPGDIFDASRQTCHADGDHDNINIVINSSSNNADISDDDNDAALAEELLRELTLFGPGSPDFTLAGVDR; encoded by the exons ATGAGCATTTCAACGACATCGAGTGGCGACAGAATAGAGGACGACTTTGTCATCCTGGGTTCGAACGTTGTGCGCGAGGAGATGGAAGACACCACTGAAGGATCAAAATGTAGATCTAAATCTTCTCTCCAAGTAGATCTACAACAGACTTCCCACACGCGTCGCGAATCGCCCAGCCGGGATGCGCGTCTTAACAGCTGTGAGGATCCGAACCCAACAGAACGGAAACATGGGAGAGGGCGTGGCCACAGTGGACCGGAATGGAGAGAG ctccacaaaaagaagaagagccTGAGACACAAACTGCGACCCAAGACAGGCAAGGAGGACAACTCGTGCAAAAAGCAGCACTCAGATCATCCCAAGGCCAAGGCCACTCCGGGCAGCACAGATCTCTCCTCGGGTCTGGGAAACCGAGATCGAGAGACGGAGATGACCTCCTTGCGAGGAGAGCACACACATGCCGTCCATGATACAATCGCCAGCGTAGGCAGCAACAGCTACTGCAGTAACCACGACGACGAAAACGACCCCAACGACGTCTCCAAACGCAATCGGCACACTTCGCAGCGAAGGTCAAGGTCGACGAAAGCGTTGGCGGACGAGGTCAGGGACGGGTCAAGGTCAACAAGCAGCCTGGAACTGGGTCAAGGTCAGGACACGGATACCTGTTCGGAGGGTCCGACGGTGACCATGTCGGACGCGGAGGGTCAGGATTCCGACTCGTCCATGGTGGAGATTTGTAACATGTCCGACCATCACATCAGGCTGTTCTCCGGTCTTAGTTCTGAAGAGGTGTTAag CGAGGCAGGGTACGGCACAACAGGCTCAAGACAAGGTCACGTCGGGCGAGACGATCAGGATGATGACGCAATAGTGACGTCAGCGCTCTCCGACCTGCTAGGCGGCTTGGACTCTCAGATTCGCGCCCTGTGCAGAAACCTGGAATCGCTGGCTCGCTTCCGAGACCTCGAAGCCACCGCGGACGACGAAGACGTGACACCGGAAGCGGAAGATGTAGCGGGGATGAAAGATGGCGAGAGGGAGTTTATAGACCGGTCAACTTTGGATGAGGAACG ATTCTTCGACTGCATATCGCCAGAGCTTGACGGCGAGAGAAACAGCAGGAACTTCCCACCCTCCTCTCCTCCACCTAGACGAAGCGCGGGGATAGTTGTCGGTCAGCGAGAATCGGGTGAAGATCGTGACAGACCCTCCGTGACCAGACTACAGCCACACTGCAGAACAGCCTGGCACGACGACAAAACACAATGTCCGGAGAACTGGTCAGCAAAACCATCTTGGGGGCAAAAGGGGGAGGGACAACCGCAAAAGACAAAGCAGCAGTCCCCGAAACGTCTAAAGGAAGAAACTTCCAAACATCTCAGAGAAACAACTGAGGCGGCAATACCTCAGACAGAATTGCAGAACATGGGCGGCGAAGAAGAAGCAAAAAGCAGCCAGAAACATCAGCAGACACCATTGCCCAAAAGCAAAAAAGACCGGACACCGAAACGCTCCGAGATACTGCGATTGGAAGAGGAGGACATGACGACTACCTCGACCTCCAAAAGTGGGTCACACGAATCCATCCACGCCTCGAGGAGTAGCCCGAAACATAAATCCATGACCTTCATGGACACGCCCTTGACCTTAACCTTGAAGGACACGTTCAAGGTCAAGTTTGGAAATGGCCGCTGCAGCTCTCTCCCGACACTCGTCTCCAGCAAAAACGGCGATGATGACTCCGCCAATGTCATAGAGGTGTGTACGGAAAGCAACATCGACAGATCATCGGAGTCGCTGATGGCTGCTCGTAAAGAGAGTAGCTTGACGGCTGATGACGCAGAGAACGAaggaggaagagaaggagggagaggaggaggggggagaggagggggcgACGTGTTGGAGATGAGAGCGTTGATCCAGATGATGGAGCAGTGGCAGGTGCTGTGGGTGATGTGGAACAACCACAAGCGACAGCTCAGAG acGTTCTGACGGCACGTGAAAGGGAAGCAAGTCGGACCACTCGCCAGAACGAAGCGCTGGCGCGATCACGTAACGTGATTACGTCATTGAGGCAGCAACGTCACGATCTGCATCAGCAGATGCAGCTCAAGGAGCAGGAGTTTGCCGCCACGCTGCGTTGCCATAGAAACGAGACGGCGTTTCTCAGGAGGAAGGTGCTCAACTACTTGGACGAGAAGAAACATTCGCTGACAG CGGCGAGTGACCCCGCGAAGAATGACAGCCGGTTGGCCAGTCTCCTGGACTCCTTGTTGTCTGTGCACGTGCACCGAGAGCGTTACATGGCGCTAGACCTGGCCAAACAGAACAAG ATCAACGAACTGAAGCTACTGGTGGTGAGGCAGCAGCTGGCCATGGAAGAAATGAAGGAACAGAACGCAGACCTCAACCACGCGCTCAACACTCTCATGCAG TTTCTGCCAGACCAAGGCAGCAGCCCCTCTCAACACCCAAACCTACCTCGAGCAGCCTCATCCACCCTCCCACGATTCACctccaccaccgccaccacatCATCGTCAGCATCGCCGTCAACGGATGGTAGTGGGGGGAGACGGGGGTACGCCCTTCGGGGACTGGGACTGAGCGACGTCCTGCAGTGTGAGCGATCCCTCTACCTCCCTCACCACTCAACCTCGCCCGAGCTGGCTGCTGTGTCTGTCTTTGGCATTGGAG GAGAACAGCTAAGCCCCCTGTCCAATTTTCAACCGGGGGATATATTCGACGCCAGCAGACAGACTTGCCACGCCGACGGCGATCACGACAACATCAACATCGtcatcaacagcagcagcaacaacgcCGACATCtccgacgacgacaacgacgctGCTTTAGCCGAGGAGTTACTGAGGGAACTCACTCTTTTTGGGCCAGGCAGCCCAGACTTCACGCTGGCTGGCGTCGATCGATGA